The following nucleotide sequence is from Zingiber officinale cultivar Zhangliang chromosome 10A, Zo_v1.1, whole genome shotgun sequence.
CCCAAACTTGGTTCTTTGCAAAGTTATAGAAGTAAATACAAGGTCGTCGTCGTCGTCAAAGGAAGGAAAAGCTTCAGTGGGGAGCTCATCCACGAGGTGGGTCCTGTTCAGAAAGTTATCTGGGGGAGCAGATCGGAGGAGGCCCTGCTCAAACAGTTGGCGTGCAGCGCCCACGCCGCCATAACATAGCATCGTGTCGATCAAATTGCCTACCTTCTTTCCAAAAGTGGTAGACTTGACATAGGCAATTCAGTATGCCTTCAAGCGGCTGATCTCCCCCGTCTTGTAGTCAGCTAACTCTCCTTTAGTCTTGTCCCCATCAGTCCGCACCAACGTTATTTCCCGGGCAACATTGGAAGCCTCCTCCTTGTCTTTGAGAAGATCTGATTGCAAAGACCTGATAGCATCCTTCCCTACTTCCCATTAGCTTTTGAGGGCCACCTCTCGGTCACAATTGGCAGTTAAGTTCGCCTTAGCAATCACCAAGTCTTTTTCCAGAGTAGAATAGGATTCTTACAGGGTCTTCAATTGCTCGGAAAGAGTGGCTACCTCCGCCTCCTTCTCCTCCAGGTCGGCCAGGACTTGGCGACGACGTTGCCCCTCTGATTTCAGTTGGGATTTACTAGTCTTCAGGGCCTTTTCCAGAGTCTTTATTTTGTCAGAAGCTACAGTGGCCAGGTTTCGAGTAGATTGAGTGGATTCCCCGGCCGCATGGAGGTAAGATTGAACGGGATCACTAGGAGTCGCGGGATCAAGCACACTCGATCAGATGGGTTATGAGTAGCTCCAGTTCTTGTATGCGAGCCTTCAGAGACTCGTTCTCTCGTTGTAAACCAGTCATGACGTGGGACAGATTCAAGCCCATAGAACAGGCCTGTACAGAATAAAGATGAGTTaggaataattctggatatccaTAATAGAGAGAGGACTCACTGATAATAGGCACTGAGAAAACAGGTCTGTTCCCTCTAGCAGCAAGCCTTCCCAAAATTGTTCATTGGGTGTTTGCCAAGAGGTAGCTAAAGCCCCATGTAGCTGAACCTAACCACAGAGAGAGGAGGGACCTCCTATATGTACAGAATTCAGCCTAGCTATAGAGGGTAAGTGGAAGGAATAAGAAAAGGCGTATCTAGGCTAGGATCGTTCCTTAGAAGGAGCCGGATCTGAAGTAGTAGCGGGAAGGGGAACCGAAGGGGTGGAAGAACCCCCGGGTTGGTCTCCAGTTGGGAATCCAGCTTGCCCGGGAGCCATGGCCTAGGTTGGAGTAGAGGATACGACTGCTTGCACGGTAGCCGTAGCTTGTGCTGAAGGGGAAGCCGCTATTGCCTGCTCGGGAGTCACAGCCTGGGCTGGAGTGGAGTCTACCACTTCTGGATCGGGGGAAGGAGACACCCTAGAAGGAGTCTTTGTCTTGGCCTTGGAGGCCTTAGAAGAAGTTCGTCCAAAGTGGGCTGGAGAAGAGTCTGCCACTTCTGGATTGGGGGAAGGAGACGTCCTAGAAGGAGTCTTTGTTTAGCCTTGGAGGCCTTAGAAGAAGTTCGTCCAgagggaggaagagagggagatgattgGACGAAGGGAGTgactctcttcctcttgtgttgaaGACATAGGCGCTTATCTGGTGGAGGGGAAGGGGCCCGTTTTTCCTCGGGCGACTCCATAGGGATAGAACCTACCTCTAAGGTTTCAAGTTCCACAGGGAGTTGTATCTAGGTCCCCGCCAGTTCACTTAGGGGGGCCCTGGAAGAGGCTGCTAAACCCTTAGCAATCTCCTCCCCTAAGTTCTTCAAAATGTTGCTGGGTAGCTTAGAAGAGTTGGATGAGAAAGCACGAAACATGACGACCTCTGCAAAATAGGAGGAAACATACCTCAGTTAATGAAGGTTGGGAGAGGAAGATGCGCggtcttaccaaaaggagctcctaTGGCTGCAAGGACCGGGCTAAGCccaaaaatatgtaaaaaaatcCTCTCGCATAATCACCGACAGGTGAAGTTGCACTCCACCAAGTTTCTCTGAAGCTGCATGGCAGTCGGGTTGATGTTGATGTTCTGGTAGTTTGGAGGCCAAGGGAAGGGTAGAACGCTATATGGTCGGCCACGCTATGGACTCAGGCAGCCGAACAAAGAAAAAGCGAGacttccaacctttgttggaagAAGGCATATCCTTAAAAAACTTATACCCCACCTGGGATTGTACCATAAATACACCTGGATCTGATCGCTTGAGGGAGTAAAAGTGGAGGAATAGTTGGGGGGTCAAGGAAATTCGATACAAGCGGCAAAGAATCACCATTCCGCACATGGCACGGAAAGTATTAGGCACAAACTGAGAAAGTGGGATGCCAAGGTGTTGACTCAGAGAGGAGAAAAAGGGATGATGGGAAAGCGAAGGCCTCCAAGGAGTTGGTCTTTGAAAAAAGTTACAAAACCTTTGGGAGGAGAGGACGGATGCTCATTGGTCTCGGGGGACCAGAGTTGATAATCTTCAGTAAGGCGCAGACTGGCATAAATCGAGGATAGGTCGCTGTTATATAAGTccaaaataaaataagaatacCAGGGTATCTCCCTCTCCTCAGCCATGAAAGAAgtggaaaaggaagaagaagagaagagcacTTACAAAGAATAAATATGAAAGAGAATGCTTGGCAAGTTAGCGGGCGAAAGCAAGAGGAAGTCGGAAGAGCAAAGGCAGTTGAAGCAGGAAGAAGGCAAATGGTTGAAGGCAGTTGAAGCAGTGAGAAGACGACGACGgacaacctttagggtttataaaacaAACCCTTAGGAAGTATCGAAAGGGGGGGTATGATAACTTGAATCGTTAGATCAAAAGGCACAAAGTATCTAGGGTCGTGTGCCAAAAGACGCTGATCAATCACAGTAGTGGGAAAGGTTCGTGGGGCACGTGTCATTCCCTGATGAaaggtattaatgatggacgtgacaAGGAAATCATGGAAGAAGATTTTTGTACAGCAACACTTCAGCACATGAAGACCATATGTCAAGTGGCAAGGCGGCTATGCGGTTACCTCGGGAAAAGGAAAGAAAGACCATACGTCAGGAATCCAGATGGTTATGCGGCTACCTCGAGAAAGAGGAAGGAAGACAAAAGGAGGCATCAATTTGAATTTGGCGctcttattttgtttttcaacCTCGAAAGCAGAGTAAGATTTAAAGATGGCTTTCCTAATTAAAGTTTACATAAGGTATTGTGAGATTGCAGGGGACATCACAAGTTGCGTATTTGACTTAACCTCTAAAGGCAACACCATAGCAGGAGTTTTGGGAATAATCCCTGGGCTAACCCTCAGACGTCAATCCAATCAGCAGACCAGCTCCAAGCGGGTTtgcaacgacctctcggtcggatcccagactctcgcccccgcgagttataagtgagcatgctctcacgcctccagactttcGCCCTAGTGTGAATTATAAGTGAGTctactctcacacccaacgacctctcggtcgagtcccagactctcgtccccgggtgagttataagtgagcatactttcacgcctccagactctcgccctagtgcgaattataagtgagcctgctctcatgtccaacgacctctcagtcaggtcccagactctcgtcccagtgcgagttataagtgagtctgctctcatgcccaacacCTCTTGGtcgagtcccagactctcacccccgggcaagttataagtgagcctgctctcacgcccaatgatctCTTGGTCTAGTCACAGACTCTTGCCCTAGGGCAAGTTGTAAGTAAGTTCTCACAGTGCTCGATGGTAGATTCCCAGCTCCTCACCTCAACACACATTTCAATGATCCGAAAGAATTACACCAACAACGAAATACTACGGAAGGAAAGATGACATAAATGAAAAAGCAAGAGCAAAGGCTCACAGCATAGTCTGATTAGCATTCATTTGATAAAGTTCGTAGGACATTCTTTGAAATACACACTATTATATTAAGGATGCTAGTTATATTGAATTCACTTTCAGAGGGAAGGATCAAGGGGGATCTGATGACTGGAGTTATGTGCCTGGCCTGCTTGCTCCAATTGAGATCGTACCTGAATCAGTTCCGTCTTGATATACTGAAGGGCGCGGCGTTGTTGGGTGATGGTTTCGTCTTTTAtcctattttcttcttgaagaaagGACAAAGAAGCCTCATGTTTTATCTTCGTATATGTGATAAAATGGGGCTGACTCTCCAAATTTGCATAAGCCTTATGCTTTAAAGTTGATTCAGCCCGGGTATGGGACTTAGCAACCAACCAGAGTTCTTCCATTTCTCGGAGAAGGGAAGACTGAAGGTCTCTACTCCGAGTCATCTCCAATAAAGCCTCATCTTTCTGGGCAAGTAACTGAGTTAGATAGGTAATTTGGTGACATAAGGATGATGTTTCATCAGACCCCATCGGAGGTTCCATGACGGGTAATAGCGACAGGAAAGCATAAGTGTAGGAAGGTGGTTAGCTCTTCTTAAAGAGACGAAAATAAGGCATTTTCCTTGGGGAATGTAAATGCCCCCGAGAAATGATGGCGCATTTAAGGAAACATTACACATTCCCAGATCTGATAATAAGTACAATAGCCCAAACATCTGGGAAATTGTACAACACCTAATGGCGTGATAAATTCTCAAGGATCAAGGGAAAAGGAGAAGTAGTTGATACCTTGAAAAGAGGGTCAAGTGAAACCGGATCCTGGTCTAATCAGTCGAACCTgggcctcctttgactagacttgaaggggaggctcgTGATACGGTGCATAAGGGTAGGGTCtggtcaaggggacgtggcagtcagaagtcaaagggacgTGACAGTCATGAGCTAAGGGGATatggtagtcagaagtcaagggggcttGGCAGTCAAAGGGCTAGGAGACGTGTCACCCCAACAAGAGGCTGTAATGTTAAAGGTCGGGAATTTGGATGGGTTATTCGGCGTGAGGATGCCAAGTTAGGAATTCACATGGGTTTCTCAGTCAGGATGCCCAGGTCGAGAATTCAGATGGGTTACTCGGGTGAGGATGCCAAGTCAAGAATTCACACGGGTTTCTTGGTCAGGATGCCCAGGTCGAGAATTCAGATGGGTTACTCAGACGAGGATGCCAAGTCAAGAATTCACATGGGTTTCTCGATCAGGATGCCCATGTTAGGAATTCAAATGGGTTACTCGGGCGAGGATGCCAAGTCAAGAATTCATACGGGTTTCTCGGTCAGGATGCCCAGGTCAGGAATTCAGATGGGTTACTCGAGCGAGGATGCCAAGTCAGGAATTCACACGGGGTTCTCGGTCAAGATGCCCAGGTCGGGAATTCAGATGGGTCACTCGGGCGAGGATGCCCAGGTTAGGGATTCAGACAAGTTTCTCGGTTAGGATGCCCAGGTCGGGAATTCGGACGTCGGGATGCCCAGATCAAGAAGTCAAATTAGCAATATCAAGAATAGGGAAGAAAGAGAGGGAGCCATCTCTATTGGCCGAGTTTTCTCATAGTAGACTCATATATACTAACTTGATGCGCTCGGTCAGGATATGACGGATTACTCAGATGTATCCCGATCAGACCGAGCGGTCGCTGGTTGCCAGAAGCTCTCTTGTTCACATTCGATCAACAAAAACGACAAAagagtcagagaatcgtaaccacctgtcagggAATATCTGCTGCGTGTCAGAGTATATTCTAATAGTCTGTGACTAGCTAATAGCAGAACCTTCCTCCAACCTATAAGAGGATACCAAATGTCACCCACTACCAGACAGagtctgacacccgacattccctgtcACTTGTCGGAAGTCCTAAGTACACAgggtcatataaaaaggggtgtCCTCTCCCTGGTATAGGTACGCTCTCTCACCCTTTCGCATCTGTCTTCtactttctgtaattttactatttcttctggggaaaaagtacctgacttgagtgtcagagggcctgctccagggactttttccctggttcttggtccctAACGCGGAGGATGCTCGTCTGATTGTGCGCAGGGAACTCCCGCTTTTTGATCCTCGTCATCACCCCCTGTCAGCAACCTGTGGAACTTGCTCGTGCAACATTGTACTTGGGGAAAGTCTCCGTCACCTTCCGTCAACGCTAGCGATAGCACATCCGACCTCCATCTGATTCAgattccggacgggatcagtACGCTATAGTTGAGATTCaaactatgaatgattaagaaaCTACTTAAGTATCTTGGCGTTGCACCATGGTTCAAGGAGCAAGTTGCACTAATAAATGAGAGAGCTCAGGTGTTCAAGTATTTGTACTCTTCATTCAGTTAGAGATGACCAAttcgatcacataaaaaattttcatcgacCACCAGATAAATTTAAAGAATATAGATAAACTACAAGATAACCTAATTTCATTAATAATTCAAATGacataaatatttatttacactatatgaaaattaaatcatcattacttaaaaaaaatcatcaatcTGTTTATCAAAACCCCGCGGGTACTAGTAGCAATAATAAACAGTTTGAAAGATGAGTCGAATATTATCTATTTTTCGCTATAAAAATGATACTAGTGAACCGGATCAGTCTATTACtgctaattaaataatttaatattgacTTTGAATGGGTATAATCTCTACTCTGACATGTAGCATATGCAACCTAAACACCCAACCCAGCACTGACATCGAATAGGTATATACTTTTTGTCTCCGTTATAATGATTATACCGGTTAACTACTTGATTCCacttcaaataaaattaaaactacaATTTCTAAAAGATGTACCTAATATTTGAAATTGTCCGAAAGACAACCCCAATATTATGATTACCTAAAAGGTATACCCCTCTCATGAAATTTTCACCTCTTATACCTCTTATTTGCATGTAATTCTCCTCCCTTATCTTTActcttaaattatattaaatatttttttctcatttgcaTGCATTATAATAAAGATGATTACACTTAGGAGggaagaaatttagatatcttcataataaaataataaaatgatatTGTTCATTTTGAACCTAAacttttatagttttatttttaagctttgtctaaaaaatattaaattaatagaaATATCTTTTCATTATAAACTTATGTtctttcacatatattttcaatgtgagactttatTTATAACCTTTTAACCCCAATAATCCCCCCTAAAAGAAGGGCCATAGGGTTCCCCCTTAAGCGAAAAGCCTATCCGTTtaacgtccgatccttgacccaccaagtcttcctgccctCAGTTGATCCGGACATGGAatcccccactttctttgttcaaaatcaatattctactcacataACTTGATTAAACCATAGCTCTCGGacactgataccaattgttatgaccgaaggaatttaaatatctttataatggtatgatattctccactttggacctaagttTTCATGATTTTAGTTTTGAACTTTATCCAAAAGATTTCAtactaatagagatatcttttccttataagctcatgatcttttccatgagTTTTTAATATAGGActttatttgcaaccttgcaatcctAATAATTACGCTTACCTAGGCACCCCTCACAACCTGTCTTCAGGTTATGTGAAGAGAGGTAAATCACAAGCTATAACCAACTACCAGGTTGGCTAGAGGGTGGGAGGAGTTTTTTTTCCAAAGGTATGTGCCCACTTGGAATTGATCCCTTAGCCcattttagtaaatatgtcaCTCTCTAACCAATTAGATATCCCAAGAAGACTCTTTCCTATGTATGCATGCAACAACCACTataatgttgatttttaaaaatcatacaCCAACTTCACTACTTAAATCCTACACCAGCACCACAGTGATGTTGGTTTTTAAAAAGCAGCactaatgtggtgctagtctttaAAAACCAGCAccattattatttttctaaaacaatttaaaaaaacGAGCACCAATGTGGTGTTGGTGTAGGGTTTAAGTTGGTGTTGGTAGTAGTTGTTGGCAATGTGTAAAGGAGGGAGAACATAAGTGTCGATTTCGTAAAACCAGCACCACAGTGGTGCTTAGTATTCCAATACTAGCAACAATGTTTGTGCAACTAAGCACGCAATCATAACTTTTTGTAGGAGACTTAGAACCAAGATGTTATAGCATCTTTGTCTTCTCCACACTCAGAGCTTCTATTTCACtgtaattttttagaattttgatttccctaggtccatcaatgagttttggtcaaaactcattgatggtcTAGAGAGTTTCAATCGGACTCATTCCAAGTGCTATAGGTTTTTGAAGTATCCCAAAGTTTATATGTGTCCAAAAATATTAGCTTGAAATAATTAACAGTATTGatcagaaaattttcaaagtttatgattttaatgcaatttatacatatatataactTATTGTAAGGATGTCAGAATTAGACATGGACATCATAAATATCTTCACTGTATTATCTTCTTCCATTACATGTtaactttttaaaaatctaaatctcCTAAGTGTATCAATAAGTTTCGGTTAAAATTCATTGATGGGCCTAGATAACTCCGATTAGATCTATTCTAATTCTTATAGATTTCTGCAGTGCCTTGGAGTCCAAATATGcccttatttattatattttttaaaaaatacacagTTTAACATACTAATACTGTCATggtgctaatttttaaaaatcaacaccaagATAATATTAATGTAGGGTTTAAGCCATGATGCTAGTGTATGATTTTTAAACATCAATATTATAGTGGTTGTCGCATGTATATAtagaagagaaaaatatttaatataatttaagaggaaagaaaaacaTCTACTGTAATTTAAGAGGAAAGAAAGAGGAGAGTTATATCTTTatgaaaaaaaacttaattttatgagGGTAAAACGGAAAAGAAATATACTTTTTGGACAATCTCAAATATTGGTATGCCTTTCGAAAAATTGCCAAATTCGAACACATCAAAACTACATATAGTCGCATAACCAAGAAAGTCAAAAAGTTTACCCAGTAAAATAATCATTGTTGAATATTCGTAAGGAGCGTTTGGTGGGACCCGCTTGCCCGGCCCCTTGTCCTTACTCATAATCCGTTAATCTACCATCAAAATATCTCCATGTGGGAAATTTAAACACCACTATCTTAATCTGTACGTTTCCCCATCAATGCTATAAATCAAGGTAAATCCACACTCAAAATGAAGCGCGAGCTCTTGCTCTTTCCAAATGGCTTCCTGTTCCTGCTTGTGCTCTCATCCTGCATTGCCTTCCTGCCTTGTCCCTCTCAGGCTTACAACTACCCTCCCATAGTCAACGGCCTCTCCTTTTCCTACTACAAGTCAACCTGCCCCCAGGTAGAGCTCCTCGTCAGGAGCTACCTGAAAGAAGCTTTCAAGAAGAACATCGGCCTGGCAGCAGGCCTCCTCCGCCTCCACTTCCATGACTGCTTCGTTCAGGTCcttatataattttccttttttttttcttattatttgttGGTGGAAAGTGGAAATAGAGAGGTTTTTTCTTATTGTTCTGTGCAGGGTTGTGATGGATCAATACTGCTTGATGGGTCGGCCGGAGGGCCAAGTGAGAAGCAAGCGCCACCCAACTTGACCCTCCGACCAGCAGCCTTCAACGCCATCAATGAGATCCAAGCTATTGTAACCAAGGCTTGTGGGTCGGTTGTCTCGTGCTCGGACATTGCTGCTCTCTCTGCTCGTGATTCCGTCTCCTGGGTGTGcagaaagtttaaattttaattgtaatttgtttatatcaaaataatatataaaattaggGGAAGGAGTTTAATCATATTAATCCAAACCTAAatgaaaaattatcaaaataataatttgtaAAATTCTTATGGTGGGTGAACTATAATCAAACATAATACATAATGTATAAAACAATTATCATTAGTAGTGAACTTATCAGAATAGAATGAAAgtcaatttttcaaaaacaaaataaattatAACCCCATGATAATATAGCTTGAACAATTATAAAGTGAATAAATTGTAATAAATTCTATGGTCTAtggataataaataattaaaagttaGGGAAAATTTTAATGTTCTATAATATCTAAAGAAAATACACTGACGCAtagaattataattattttctatcttttcatgaatcatgttttcctaaaaaaaattttgaacacataaaaaaatatttttacaatattATTCATGCATATTAATCTTGTTTCCATAAATAATTGGAGATGAAATTAAGatatttcatttatttaatgAAAAGCTTTGGAAAACAAAATCTTGTCATGAGTGTAGTGTTTTCTAAGTGCTTTTTGCCAATTACCATTTGTCACATAAAAATAGAACCACTCAGCAATTTGCGCACATGTTGAAGAATGATTTCCCAATTTAATTCCATGAATAAGGGGCAATTTATTTAGGCTTCTTTCAAGCTCTACTCAGTGTTCTCCCATGGGGGTTGAACAAATCAACTCCTCTATAGGGCGCAAGTTTTTCCCActgaatcaattaaaaaaattatttaatttgatttgcttaattttttttatattaattagaATAAACTGACCACTCATTTATGTACCGGCCTTGTGATAACGAAGTCAGACATAGGTACATTGATCTTATGCAAATTGCAAATTGACCATATTTATGATAGACAGCTGTTTCATAAAGAAAACATTGGCtcattccttttttttctttattaatttaCTTTTTTAGAAAAATCCAAACTCTTAATTGATTGAAAGCATATGTACAATAATTTTAGTTAtttcattaatttaatttgatgctAGTACAGTCGGGTGGGCCCGACTACTTGGTTCCTCTCGGCCGGCGCGACGGCTTAACCTTCGCCACCATGGCCACCGTCCTCAAATTCCTGCCGTCCCCTAACTCCAACGTCTCCTTCCTGATCATCTCCAGAGCCGGTCCTGGTTGTTTAAAGGCCCTGGGCAAAACTATTAGTTATGCCCCAATTTTATCTTTCCACCAAAACTTAAACAATGTATTCAGCAGAGTGGTTaagaattaaaatctttctaaatACTAGTCCCTATAAAGTAGTACTAAGGAGTTCAGAATAGCAAAACATAAGAAAAAGATATTTGAACAGTAGAATTATTTGCTTCTGATAGATTCTACAAGGAGGTCCAAGTTTAGTCCAGATATTCTACAAAAAATCATAAGAATTTGTAAGGCGTGGAAACACATTTGGGTGAAACTACGAAAAAACTTTATAATTTATTGAGGAAAATAGAGATATGTAGGGGGCATGTT
It contains:
- the LOC122026671 gene encoding cationic peroxidase SPC4-like, with the translated sequence MKRELLLFPNGFLFLLVLSSCIAFLPCPSQAYNYPPIVNGLSFSYYKSTCPQVELLVRSYLKEAFKKNIGLAAGLLRLHFHDCFVQGCDGSILLDGSAGGPSEKQAPPNLTLRPAAFNAINEIQAIVTKACGSVVSCSDIAALSARDSVSWSGGPDYLVPLGRRDGLTFATMATVLKFLPSPNSNVSFLIISRAGPGCLKALGKTISYAPILSFHQNLNNVFSRVVKN